GTGAGTGGTACGGCCCCGTCGCCACGATCACGGTGTCCGCGGCGATCCGGCTCGCATCGGTGGAGACCAGGAAGCCGGTGCCGGCCGGCTGCGCGGTGACCGAGGTGACCTCGGTGCCGAAGCGGACCGGCGGACCGAACGAGGCGGCGTAGTCCTGCAGATAGTCGACCACGCCTGCCCGGCTGAGGAAGCCGTCCGGGTCGTCGCCGTCGTAGCTGAAGCCGGGCAGCCGCAGCGACCAGTTCGGCGAGACAAGCGTGAGCGAGTCCCACCGATCGGTCCGCCACCGTTCCCCGACCTGCCCCGCCCGCTCCAGCAGTACGTGGTCCCGGCCCTGCTCGGTGAGGTGGCGGCTGGCGGCGAGACCGGCCTGCCCGGCGCCGATGACGGCGACCTCGATCCGTTCGTCCACTGTGGACCTCCTGGCTTCGGTGGTCTCCCGACGCTAGGAGTGGCACCGCGCAGGCCGCCTCGGCAGAACGGTCCAAGTCCCGGATTACGCGGTGGGTATTTCTGCGCAGCGGCTCACCGCAGGCCGTGCTCGAAGGCGTAGAGCGCGGCCGCGGTCCGGGACCCCACGCTGAGCTTGGTGAAGATGTTGCTGACGTGGCGGGCCACGGTCCTCTCGCTGAGGACGAGCTCGACAGCGATGGCGTGGTTGGTCCGGCCGGCGGCGATCAGCCGGAGCACCTCGATCTCGCGGAGGCTGAGCCCGGACGCCTCGCCGGCCCGATACCGGCGGGTCAGCGCCTCGATGATGGCGAGGTCGGGGGCGGCGCCCAGCCGGCGGAAGGCCTGCCGCGCGGCGTCCAGCTCCATCGCGGCCGTGTCCTCGTCCCCCAACATCCGGCAAGCCCGCCCGACCAGCACCCGCACCCGCGCCTCCTCGTACGGCGCGTCCAGCTCGCGCCAGAGCTGACACGCCTGGCGGAGAGCGGGCAGCGCGACCTGGGCGCGGCCGTCCCCGAGGTCGACGGCACCCTGCCCGTGCGCCGACCGGGCGCTGAGGGCGGGCCGGTCGTGCTGCCGGGCGATGGCGGCCAGCTCGGTCGCGCCGGCCCGTGCCGCATCGGCGTCGCCGGCCGCCAGCATGATCTCGATCTGTGCCGGCAGCAGGTGCGACCGCTCCAGCGGATCGGTCCGCTCGCCGAGCGAACGCCGGATCGCTGCTCCCGCCAGGTCCGCCCGGCCCTGGGCGAGCCGGAGCAGAGCCAGGCCCGGCTGCGTCTCCCAGCCGTACTGGCTGGCCCGGCGGTAGGCATCCTCCGCGTCGGTGGTCTCCCCGAGCAGCCGGAGTACCTCCGCCAGCTCGTAGAAGGCCGCGCCCGCCAGGCCCGCTCCGTACCCCTGGGTCAGCTGCTCGCAGGCGAGCCGGGCCTCCCGGGCCGCGTCCGACCACGCGCCGCCCAGCCGCAGGAGCTCGGCGCGATGGATCCGACAGACACCCGAGTAGGCGCCGGTGAACTGGGGTTGCGAGTCGCACCAGGCGTTCAGCGCCCTGATCCACTCCCGCGCCCGGCGTACCTCGTGCAGTTCGTGGCAGGCGACGATCGTGCTGCAGTAGACCCAGCCGGTGACGCGGACGGAAGTGTCCCCGGCCGTGACGCCCACCATGGCCTCGTCGAGAAATGCGAGACCCTCGACCGGCCGCTCCTGCTTGATCCGGGCGCGGCCCTGCAGATGGGTGGCCAGAGTGACGAGGTCGAGGTCGCCGCACCGGGTCCCGAGATCCGCCGCGCGGGCAGCCGTCGCGAACGCGGACTCAACGTCACCCCCGGCGAACAGGTGCTCTGCCTCGGGAATCAGCAGGTACCCGGCCTCGTCACCGCCGGACCGGACCTCGGCCAACCGGCCGGCCCTAGCGATCCACCCACCCGCGTGCCCGAACTCGCCGAGCAGCGCCAGTGCCTCATGCAGCCAGAACGCGCACCGCATCGCCGGACCCACCGTCCCGGCGTCGACGTGCGCCCCGTAGGCGCGCTCCAGTAGCCGTGCTGCCTGGTCGCCGCGGCCGAGGATCTGCACCGACTCGGCAAACCGCTCCAGGTCGTCGACCGTCAGCGGCGAGACGGCGTCGACGACAGCGAACTGGTCGCACGCGTCCGCCCACGCTTGCCGGCGGTGTAACTCCCGGGCGCGCTCGAGGTCGGCGAGCTTTTCCATGACGCTCCGCCGACAGTCAAGCGCACAGACGCGGGCTTTGTCATGTCTTTGGACGGCGTGAAC
Above is a genomic segment from Mycobacteriales bacterium containing:
- a CDS encoding NAD(P)-binding domain-containing protein gives rise to the protein MDERIEVAVIGAGQAGLAASRHLTEQGRDHVLLERAGQVGERWRTDRWDSLTLVSPNWSLRLPGFSYDGDDPDGFLSRAGVVDYLQDYAASFGPPVRFGTEVTSVTAQPAGTGFLVSTDASRIAADTVIVATGPYHS
- a CDS encoding LuxR C-terminal-related transcriptional regulator; the protein is MEKLADLERARELHRRQAWADACDQFAVVDAVSPLTVDDLERFAESVQILGRGDQAARLLERAYGAHVDAGTVGPAMRCAFWLHEALALLGEFGHAGGWIARAGRLAEVRSGGDEAGYLLIPEAEHLFAGGDVESAFATAARAADLGTRCGDLDLVTLATHLQGRARIKQERPVEGLAFLDEAMVGVTAGDTSVRVTGWVYCSTIVACHELHEVRRAREWIRALNAWCDSQPQFTGAYSGVCRIHRAELLRLGGAWSDAAREARLACEQLTQGYGAGLAGAAFYELAEVLRLLGETTDAEDAYRRASQYGWETQPGLALLRLAQGRADLAGAAIRRSLGERTDPLERSHLLPAQIEIMLAAGDADAARAGATELAAIARQHDRPALSARSAHGQGAVDLGDGRAQVALPALRQACQLWRELDAPYEEARVRVLVGRACRMLGDEDTAAMELDAARQAFRRLGAAPDLAIIEALTRRYRAGEASGLSLREIEVLRLIAAGRTNHAIAVELVLSERTVARHVSNIFTKLSVGSRTAAALYAFEHGLR